In the genome of Rhizobium rhizogenes, one region contains:
- a CDS encoding alpha/beta hydrolase, with protein sequence MENVGFHYKLDIPADTTDCAVVLLHGSGRTEDDLISFGRASFPKGVLYAPRGAVPWENGFAFFRRKPDRQLDIDDLKHQAARLCRFVTFVFQQTGQKPFLVGYSNGAIIAAETICQDRHLSKGAILLRPLSPRNEQPLPNLAGYPILLLAGTRDDRRHPSDAPHLAAQLASAGADIALETIDTDHGWAEDAMDERLSRQWLARGPAT encoded by the coding sequence GTGGAGAATGTCGGTTTTCACTACAAACTCGACATTCCTGCCGACACGACCGATTGCGCGGTTGTCTTGCTGCATGGATCGGGACGAACGGAAGACGACCTCATCTCCTTTGGCCGTGCCAGCTTTCCTAAGGGCGTCTTATATGCGCCGAGAGGGGCTGTTCCATGGGAGAATGGCTTTGCATTTTTTCGCAGAAAGCCTGACAGACAGCTCGATATCGACGATCTGAAACACCAAGCTGCCAGACTATGCCGGTTTGTCACCTTCGTCTTTCAGCAGACGGGGCAAAAACCCTTTCTCGTCGGATATTCGAATGGTGCGATCATCGCGGCTGAAACGATATGTCAGGACCGCCATCTATCAAAAGGCGCTATCCTGCTTCGCCCACTATCCCCGAGGAATGAGCAGCCTCTTCCAAATCTAGCAGGATATCCCATACTTCTGCTGGCGGGCACCCGTGACGACCGGCGTCACCCCTCCGATGCTCCGCATCTGGCCGCACAACTGGCTTCAGCCGGTGCGGATATCGCCCTGGAGACGATCGACACCGACCATGGCTGGGCGGAAGACGCGATGGACGAGCGACTGTCCCGCCAATGGCTGGCACGCGGACCCGCAACGTAA